GCGCTGCCCGGCGGTCAGGCGCCGTTCTTCGCGGGTCTGGCGCTGGTCGCGGCCGGTTCCGGGCTGCTCAAGGCCAACATCTCCACGATGGTGGGCCACCTGTACGACGGCCCGGAGGACCCGCGCCGCGACGGCGGCTTCACGATCTTCTACATGGGCATCAACGCGGGCGCCTTCTTCGCCCCGCTGGCCATCGGCACCGTCGGCCAGAAGGTCAGCTGGCACCTCGGCTTCGGCATGGCCGCGGTCGGCATGGCGATCGGCCTCGCCGCGTTCCTGCTCGGCACCCGCAACCTGAGCCCGCGCAGCAGCCTGGTCCCCGAGCCGCTGGCGGCCGAGGAGCGCACGGCCTGGCTGCGCAAGGGCCTGCTCTGGCTGATCGCCGCGAGCGTCTTCTACGGCGTCGTCGGCTTCACCGGCCACTTCACCCTGAACTGGGCGATGATCCCGCTCACGGTCATCGGTCTGGTCGTCCCGGCGGGCGTGCTGCTGCGCATCAAGCGGGACAAGGACCTCTCGGTCGCCGAGCAGTCGCGGATGACCGGCTACATCTGGTTCTTCGTCGCGGCCGCCGTGTTCTGGATGATCTACGACCAGGGCGCGTCGACGGTCCAGGCGTTCGGTGAGGGCAAGGCCGCGGGCTCGCTGCTCGGCTTCGACTTCCCGTCCTCCTGGTACCAGTCGCTGAACCCGCTGTTCATCATGGCGCTGGCGCCGGTCTTCGCCTGGGTCTGGCTGTGGCTGAACCGGGGCGGCCGGGAGCCGAGCGCCATCGTGAAGTTCGCGATGGCGCTGGTGCTGATCGGCGTCTCGTTCTTCTTCTTCCTGATCCCGCTGGGCATGGCGTCGAACGGCACCGCGGTGAGCCCGATGTGGCTGGTGGGCATCTACTTCATCCAGACCGTCGGTGAGCTGTGCCTGTCGCCGGTCGGACTGTCGGTGACCACGAAGATGGCCCCGGCCAAGTACGCCGGCCAGATGATGGGGGTGTGGTTCCTCGCGGTCACCGCGGGCGACTCCGTCACCGGCCTGCTGTCCAACCCGGCCGTCGCGGGCGTCGACCTCGGCGGCACCCCCGCGGTCCTCGCCGAAGCCGCCCTGGCCGCCCTCGCCGGCCTCGCGGTCTGGATGTACCGCCGCAAGGTGAAGTCCCTGATGGGCGACGTCCACTGACGTCTCCTGCCGTTCCCTGACGTCTGTCTTTTCCCTGACGTCTCCCCGTCCCGCCGTACGGCGAAGGGCCGCCGCACCCGATCGGTGCGGCGGCCCTTCGCCGTTCCTGTTTCCGGTTTCCGGTGCGCACACCTCAGCGCAGCCGCCGCCCCGGCATGAACGTGAACACCGCCCCGCCCAGCAGGATCGCCGTGCCCGCGACCAGGCCCAGGGCCTTCAGGGTGGCGTGGTCGCCGGAACCTGTTTCGGCCAGGCCGCCGCTCGTCGTCGTGCTGCCGCCCGAGGTCGTGGAGGAGCCGCTGCCGCCGGACGCGCCGCCCGCCTGCTCCTGCGTGTTCAGGGTGAGGGAGACGGCCGTGCTGTCCGGGGTGCAGGTGGTGGTCGTACCGAGGGCCTCGATCGTGAGGACGCCCGGGGAGAGCGTGGACTCGCCGGTCGCACCGGGCTTGTAGGTGCCGGTCAGGTCCGGGATCTCGATCGGGGCGCCCTGTTTGATCGGCGCGGGGTTCGTCGGGCCCTCCGCCTTCACCGTGCCCTCGTCCGAGCCGCCGAGCACGATCTGCATGGTCGGCTTCACCTTGTTCGCCGGAATGTCGATCGGGCTGTCCATCACCGACTTCTTGAACTGCACGGTGAGGCCGTAACTCCCGCCGCTCTTCCTGGCGTTGATCTGGATCGGGGAGGTCGCCTTCTTCTCGCCGATGGGCGAGGCGCAGGTGTAGGGGATGTCGACGACCTTGCCGGTGAAGTCGGTCTGGCCGCCGTCACCGCCGGTCCCGGTCCCGGACGCCGACGGCGACACCGACACCGACGGGGAGGTGCTGGACGACGGTGACTGGCTCGGACTCGGGCTCCCGCTCTGTGAGGGGTCGGGGGACGTGCTCGGGCTCCCCTCCCCCGCCGTCACCGTGATGGTCGCCGCCGGCTGGACGGTCTCCGTCGGCGCGCACTTGGTGTCCGTCGACAGCGCGTTGACGACGTACGCGTCCGGCGTCAGCGTCACCTGGCCCGCCGCCGTCAGTTTCAGCGTGCCCTTCATGTCGGACAGCGTCATCGCGCCGCCCTTGGGGATCGCCGGGTTCTCGCGGGGGCCGGTCATGGCGACGTCCGCGGTCTGCGCGCCGGCCGCCTTGAGGGTGCCGGACGGCTGGACCGAGTTCGCGGGCAGGTCGATGATGTCGGGGTTCTTCGACGCGGCCTGGGTGAACTTCCAGACGACGTCGACGGTGTCGCCGACCTTCGCCGTGGCCGGCGCGGTGATGTCGACCTTGGTGGTGCCGATGACGTCGGGCAGGCCGATGCCCGACGGCGGAACGCACTTGGTGGCGTAGGACACCTCGGCGGCCTGCGCCTGCCCGGCGGTCACGCCCAGCAGGACGGCCGCCCCGGTGAGCATGACGGCGGCGCCGGCCGCCGCCGCCCGCTTCCGCACGGGCGCGCGGTCTGGTGGTGGTACGGCTCTCTCACTCACGTCGTTCCCTTCCCTCCGGGAGTCATGGGAGTCGTGGGACTAGCGGGACTAGTGGGGGTCGTGGGGGTCGTGGGACTCGTCTGTCGGTCTTCGTGCGGTGCGGAGAGCCGGGCCGCCGGATCCGGTCGGACCGGTCCGGTGTCCGGGGTGAACCACGGCAGGGTCGCTGTCGAGGGGGGCGGCGCGGGCTCCGGGACCGTCGTAGCCCTGGCTCTACGGCCACGCCAGAGGGCGCGGGACGGGCGGCGGGCCGCGTGACGTGGGCGTACGCGGTCCACCACCGCCATCCCGATGCGGAACACCGCCGCCGGCACCACCAGGCAGAGCAGGATCCAGAACAGGGTGACGCCCCAGGGGCGGCCCACGCCCCACGGCTGCTCGGCGAGGATCTTCCCGCCGTACTTCAGGGAGACGGTGTAGTCGGCGTGGGCGCCTGCCGCGAGTTCGACGGGCAGTTCGACGCGGGCCTTTCCGCCGGGGTCGATCGTGCCGTGCCACTGCCGTTCGTCCCACTGAGGCGCGAACACCCCGTGCGCGGTGCCGACTTGGAAGACGGGGTTCGCGACGGGCCCGGTGCCGACGTTGCCCACGGTGAAGACCAGTGTGCGGGCGGGGGGCGCCCCGAACCACGTCAGCAGGCCGTTCGAGCCGTCGAGCCGGGTGTCGGTGAGCACGGAGAGGCGTCCGCCGGCGGTCGCGGCGGGCAGCGGCCGCACCGGGTGTCCGGCCACCTGGAACACCGCGTCGGCCTGCGCTTTCGCGCCGGTCGCGGTGGCCACGTGCACCACGCACGGGCAGGGCACCGGCGGCTCGGCCACCGGCAGGGTCCGGCTGAAGCGGCCGTCGGCGCCGGTGGTGACGGCGCGGCCGTCGGCGTTGGCGCAGGAGTTGGTGCCGCCGACCACACCCCGGGCCGGTGTCGCCTGCCCGCAGACCAGCAGCATCAGCAGCGTGCGCGCGCCCCAGCCGCTGCCGCCGACGGTGATCGAACCGCCGGTCCCCGCCTGGGACTTGGAGAGGGTGACGGTCGGCCCGTCGGCCGCCGCGGCCGCATGGGCCAGGGGCAGCGGAAACAGGGGCAGCACCAGCAGGGCCAGCAGAGTCGGCACCAGCGCCAGGCTCCGCGGCAGCTTGCCTCTCACGCCTCTCACGTCAGCACTCCCTCCGGAGGACGAGCTTGCGGCGAGCAGCAGCGGCAGGGCTCGGGCGGGGGCGTACGGCATCGGCGGCTCCAGCACTCGTACGAGGGGCGCGGTCAGCGGCGGGCGCGTGCCGTCTGGTTTCGCCGGGTCAGCCACAGGGCGCCGGCCGCGCCCGCGAGCAGCACCGTGCCGCCGAGGGTGCCGAGGGCGATCGCGGAGTCCTCGGGTCCGGTCTGCGGGAGCTGACCGGAGCCGCCGTCACTCGTGCCACTGTCACTCGTGCCACTGTCACTCGTGCCGCCGTCGCTCGTCGCGCCGCCGCCCGACGCCGTCACGTCGAGGGTGAGGGACGGGCCGGGGCTGTTGGTGGGCGTGCACGTCGTGGTCGTACCGAGTGCCTCGATGGTGAGCACGGCGGCCGTGAAGGTGACCTTGCCGGTCGCCTTCGGGGTGTACGTGCCGGTCAGGTCGCTGATCTTGATGGGGGTGTTCTCGGGGATCGCGGCCGCGTTGGCGGGGCCGGTGACCTTGAGGGTGCCGCTGTCGGCGCCGCCCAGCCTGATCGTGGCGCTCGGCTTCATGGAGCCCGCGCCGAGTTCCACGGGGCTGGAGGAGACGCCTTTCTGCCAGGACATGGTGATCTTGTAACCGCCGCCGTTCCTGACGCCCGTGATGTCGATGGGCGAGACGGCGCTCTTGTCGCCGATGGGCGTCTTGCAGGTGTAGTTGACGTTCACGACCTCGGCCATGGCCGCGGGGGCGGCCGTCCACACCGCCGCGCCGGCCAGGGCCGCGGCAGTCGCGAGCGCAGCGGTTCGCCTCCGGTTCGACACGGTCCGTCCCCTCACTCCCACCGCCCCGCGCTTACTGACGAGGCATCAGATTGAGCCGTCAAGGTACGCCCGGGGCGATGAGGAGGGAAGAGAAGGTGCGCGCCGGAGTTGTGGGGATCCGGCGCGCGGATTCAGGGGGTTCCGAGGACGTCCGGGGCTCCCCAGCGCCGTAGCACCTCGGGGACGACGACCGTTCCGTCGGGGCGCTGGTGCTGTTCCAGGAGGGCCGGGAGCAGGCGGCTGGTGGCCAGGCCCGAGGCGTTGAGGGTGTGCACGTACCGCGATTTTCCGCCGTCGGCCGGGCGGTAGCGGATGTTGCCGCGCCGCGCCTGGTAGTCACGGGCGTCGGACACCGAGCTGACCTCCGCGTAGGCCCCGAGGCTGGGCAGCCAGACCTCGACGTCGTACGTCTTCGCCTGGGCCGGGCTGGTGTCCCCGGCGGCGAGTTTGACGATCCGGTGGTGGAGGCCGAGGCCGGTCACCAACTCCTCGGCGCGGGCGAGGAGTTCGAGGTGCGCCGCCGCCGATTCCTCGGGGCGGACGTACTGCACCAGCTCGACCTTGTTGAACTGGTGCCCGCGCAGGGTCCCGCGCTCGGCTGTGCGGTAGCCGCCGGCCTCCTTGCGGTAACAGGGCGTGTAGGCCACGTACTTGAGCGGCAGGTCGTGCTCGTCGAGGGTCTCGTCGCGGTGCAGCGAGACGAGGGCGGTCTCGGCGGTGGGCAGCAGGAAGCGCTCGGGACGGCCGTCCGCGCCGCGTTCGGTGACGTACACGTCGTCGGCGAACTTGGGGAACTGGCCCGCCGTGTACCCGGCTTCGTAGGTGAGCAGATGCGGCGGCAGCACGAACTCGTAGCCGGCCCGGCGGTGCGTGTCGAGGAAGTGGTTGAGCAGCGCCCACTCCAGGGCGGCGCCCGCGCCCCGGTAGACCCAGTTGCCGCTGCCGGCGAGCCGCGCGCCCCGCTCGTAGTCCACGAGGCCCAGTTCCCGGGCGAGTCGGACGTGGTCCCTGACCGCAGGGAAGCCGGTGAAGTCGGGCGGGGCGCCGACGGTCCGGACGACCTGGTTGCTCTCCTTGCCGCCGGCGGGGACGTCGTCGTCGGGGAGGTTGGGGAGAGCGTCGAGGAAGTCCTGGTGCCGGGCGGCGAGTTGGGCGAGGGCGGCTTCGGCGGCGGTGAGGCGGGCGGCGGTCTCCGTGGCCTGCGCCCGGACGGCGGCGGTGGCCTGGCCGGTGTCCGGTTCGGTGGCCGGTTCGGTGGTGTGGTGGGCGGCGATCCGCGCCGAGAGGCGCTTGCGCGCGCCGCGCAGGCGCTCCACCTCGGCGCGGGCCTCGCGGAACTCGGTGTCCAGGGCGAGGAAGGCCGGGAGGTCGGCGTCGGCGCCCCGCTTGCGCAGGGCGTCGCGGACGCGGTCGGGGTGCTGTCGGATGAGGGTGACGTCGAGCATGGCGCGCGCTCCGTCCGGTGCTGCCGGGGCGGTACGCACCGCCCCGGGGTGGGTCCCTCGGGGCGTGGGCGAGAGGGTGCTCGCGGTGCCACCACGCCTTCACCGACGTATCGACTGCGATCGACTGCGATTGACTGCGGTCGGCCACGGTCGCTTACGCCGGTCTCGTTCTGGCCCGGTGACGGGGGCCGGCCGGCGGGGCATTGCCTCCCCGCACTCGGGAGGGGATTCGCACCGGACCGCGAGGCCGCCTTCACACCTGGTGGCGGCTCTCTCGGCTCGCGGGACCCGGGCTACTCGTCTCCGTCAGCGCGTTGCACACGAGGTTAGGGAGCCGTCCGCGTCCCGCCAAGCGAATTAGGGCCGGGCCGGGCGAACCACGGTCCGGCCGGGCGCATCACGCCGGGGCGCCCAGTTCCGCCCAGACCGTCTTGCCCGCGATGCCCGGGGCCCGTACGACGCCCCAGTCCAGGCAGAGCCGCTGGACGATGAACATGCCGTGGCCGCCGGGACGGCCCGCGCGGTGCGGGGTGCGGGGGGCCGGCTGGCCCGTGCCGCGGTCGGAGACCTCGACGCGGATCACCTTGTTGTCGCAGCCGAGAACCATCCGGTCCGGTCCCTCGGCGTGCAGGCACGCGTTGGTGACCAGCTCGGAGACGACCAGCAGCACGTCCTCCGCGGCGGCCCGCCGGTCGGCGGTGGCGGCCGGCAGCCAGCCCCACGCGTACAGCGCCTCACGGGCGAAGTCGCGGGCGAGCGGGACGACCCCGCTGGCGCCTTCGAAGCTCAGCCGGCGTACCTGACCGCCGCCCGACACCCCGGACGAACCGGACGCCTCGGCCGCCGCTCCCCCTGGGGATCCCCCTGGGGACGACCCGGAAGCGCCGCTGGGCTCCGGACCGCGGTCGCCCGGCGAGTATGGCCGGGTGGTGCTCATCAGCGCTTCACCTCACCGATTCCCCGATTCACCGGTTCACAATTCAAGAGTCGGATCTCTACAAAGTCTGTACGCGGGTGGTCACGTAGGCATTCACGTGGCCCGACGGCGTTCTCATCACCCTTGCCGCCGACATGTTCGGGTACAGGATGTCTCCTGCCCGGGGGGACCGGCGGAACACCCCTCGTTCGCACCCGTTCGCACCCGCTACCCGGCGGACGGCGAAAGTCAGCCGTCGTCGGCCAGGGCCGCCTCGATCGTGGCGTGCACGGTGAACACCGCGTCCGCGCCGGTGATCTCGAAGACCCGCGCCACCACGGGCAGCATGCCCGCCAGATGGACTCCGCCACCGGCCGCCTCCGCCTTCAGACGTGCTCCGAGCAGCACGTTCAGCCCGGTGGAGTCGCAGAACTCCAGCCGGGTGCAGTCCACCACCAGGCGGCTGTGGCCCCTGGCGAGGCAGTCGTCGAGCGGCTCACGCAACAGATCGGCGGTGTGGTGATCCAACTCACCCGCCGGGGTCACGACGGCGCTGGAGCCCTCTTCCCGCACCTCGACCAGAAGCCGGCCAGACTGTGCGCTGCCGACCGTCCCGCGGTCCATGCCGTCTCTTCTCCTGGGGTCGTGAACTGCTTGCCGACGCTCTCGCTGACGCTCTCGAACCCTACGCCTTGGACCCGCACCCCAACATCCGAGCAATCACACTCAAACGGACATAATCAAACAAATGCCACTTGCGATCGATCGAGTAAAGCGGGTAGGGCTAGTAGGCACACGCAACCGACCACGGCCGGCTTTGGAGGCGCCGCACACCGTAGTGCGCTCACTGGCTTCGGCAGCCATACGCCGAGAACGATGGAGGACATCATGTCACCCCGGCTCGACGCACCGCCTACCCGCGAAGCGACGTCGACACCCCCTCCGGAACAAGAACATCTGGAACCCATCGCGCAGGACGCGGCAGCGGCACCGGACGTCGACCCCACCGACGCCGACGTCACCGACACCGACGTCACCGACGCCCTCGCCGGCCTTCCGGAGATCCCCCCGTACGACGAGGTGGGGGCCGTCGACGCACGGGCCCTGTCCAAGACCCTGTTCGCGCGGCTGGAGTCCCTCGAAGAGGGCACGCACGACTACGCGTACGTCCGCAACACGCTCGTCGAACTGAACCTCGCGCTGGTCAAGTTCGCCGCCTCCCGGTTCCGCTCGCGCAGCGAGCCGATGGAGGACATCATCCAGGTCGGCACCATCGGCCTGATCAAGGCGATCGACCGCTTCGAGCTGTCGCGCGGCGTCGAGTTCCCGACGTTCGCGATGCCGACCATCATCGGCGAGATCAAGCGCTTCTTCCGTGACACCTCGTGGTCGGTGCGCGTCCCGCGCCGGCTCCAGGAGCTGCGGCTCGACCTGGCCAAGGCGGGCGACGAACTGGCCCAGAAGCTCGACCGGGCGCCCACCGTCGGGGAGTTGGCCGAGCGGCTCGGGCTCTCCGACGACGAGGTCGTCGAGGGCATGGCGGCGTCGAACGCGTACACGGCCTCGTCGCTCGACGCACAGCCGGCGGAGGACGACGCGGAAGGCGCTCTCGCCGACCGCATCGGCTACGAGGACCACGGGCTCGAAGGCATCGAGTACGTCGAGTCGTTGAAGCCCCTGATCGCCGAACTCCCGCCCCGCGACCGCCAGATCCTCTCCCTCCGCTTCGTCGTCGGCCTGACCCAGTCGGAGATCGGCGAGGAACTCGGCATCTCCCAGATGCATGTGTCCCGCCTGCTGTCCCGCACCCTGGGCCGGCTGCGGAAGGGGCTGACGCTGGAGGAATGACGGGCGACGGGTGACGGGTCTTCGGAGTCGCGCGGTGCGGCGCGGGCACGCCGGGTCCCCGGTAGGCGAAGTGCAGAAAGGTGACACTCCCGCACCGAAGTGTCACATCCCGACGGCCCGGAAACCTCCCCACGCGACGCCGCTCCCCACGACGGGCTAAGGTCGCCTCCACCCCAACTGACCAGTAAGTCAGCAACCGGACGCGACGCGGTGTCCGGCGAGGAGGCGACCTCATGGATACCGACGCACACCTCACCGACCTGCTGCGCGCCGCGCCGGCGACCGCGTACCCGGCGCTGCGCGAGTTACGCGCCCGTCACCACCCCGCCGTCCTCGCGTACGCCCGCCACTGCACGACCGGCGAACCGGCGGCGCGGCGGCTGGCGTCCGAGGCGTTCACGCTCGCCGCCCGGGAGACGGCGCGCGGCAACGACCCCGGCGGCCCCTGGCGACACTGGCTCCTGCTGCTCTCCGGGCGGATCGCCGCGAGCTGGGCCGCCGACGACCGGGCCGGCGGGCTGGACGCGGGACTGCTCCTCGTCCTCAACACCTCGGCCCCCGGCGGCCCGGTGCCGCCCCTGCTCGCCGCGTTCCGCACCCTGTCCTTCCACGCGCAGGGCCTCCTCTGGTACGGCGTCGTGGAGCGCGAGGCCGCCGAACGCACGGCCGCGCTGCTCGGCCTGACCCCCGAGGGCGTCACGTACGGCACCGGCCGCGCCCTGCACTCCCTCGCCCAGGTCTGCCTGCGGCACCGGCTCACCGCCTCCGACGACCCGCGCTGCGGGGACTTCCGCCGGCTGATCGAGGAGTCCGTACGCCCGGACGGCCCGCGCCACAGCCCCGACCTCGACGTCCACCGGGCGCAGTGCCCGCACTGCGCGACCGCCTACGAGGAGCAGTGCGCGCTGCGCGACGCCCCGCGCGCCGCGCTCGCGGAGGGGCTGCTGCCGTGGGGCGGGACGGCGTACGTCATGGACGAGCACGAGGCGTCCCGCCGCCTCGCGCCGACGGCCGTGCGCGGACCGGGACGCCGGGTGGTGCTGGCCTCGGCGGCGCTGGGGGTCGCGGTGGTCACGCTGGCGGTCCTGCTGGCGTCCACGGGCGGCGCGGCGGACCGGGGCTCGGCCGGCGCCGTCGTCACCGGGCCGCCGCCGGCCGTTCCGGCGGTGACCGTGACGGCGACGGTGGCGGTGCCCGTCACACCGAGCGCCGACTCACCTTCCCCGTCGCCGAGTTCGCCCCCGTCCCACACGAGCGCGCCGCCGGGGCCGCGTCCGGCGCCCATCCCGTCGCCCTCCCCCACGCGCCTGCCCGGCGCTACGTACGCCCAGGTCGTGAACGTCGCCACGGGGCGCTGCCTCGAGGTGGCCGGGCGCCCCGCCGAGGGCACGGACGTCGTCGCCGCGCCCTGTTCCGCCTCGCCCAGCCAGCGGTGGCGGGTCGACTCGGGGCGCGCGGTGCTCACGTCGTACGCCGACCCCGCCTTCTGCCTGGACACCCGCGGCGGCGTCGACAAGGGCGTCGGCGTCTGGACCTGCGCCGCGCTGGACGGCCCCAACGGACGGAACCTGAGGTTCACCGTGGAGGGCGACGGCACGATCCGCCCGGCCATCGCCCTCCTGTCGGCCCTGACCGCGAACGACACCGGCACCCTGTCGCTCGAACTCCTGGAGGAGAACGGGGAGGGGAACGGGGACCAGATGTGGCGGGCGGGGGCGGTCTGAGGGCGCCTGGGCTGCGTCTGCTATGTCTGCGTCTGCATCATCCGCGTCCGCTCATGAGGAGCCCCGTGCCCGACTCCCCTGCCGGTCCCGCCCGCCCCAGCCCGCTCGCCGATCTTCCCGTGCTGCTGGTGGCCGGTGTCTGGGGCTCCAGTTATCTCGCCGCCAAGGGCGTCACGACGGCGGAGACCGTGGTGGCCGTGCTGGTGCTGCGGTTCGCCGTGGTGTTGCCGGTGCTGGTGGTCGCGGGGTGGCGGCGGCTGCGGGCGCTGAGCGGGCCGCAGTGGCGCGGGGCCGGGGTGCTGGGGCTGATCCTGGCCGGGATCTTCCTGCTGGAGACCTACGGTGTGGTACACACGTCGGCGACCAACGCCGGGCTGATCATCAGCCTGACCATGGTGTTCACGCCGCTCGCGGAGAGCCGGGTGCGCGGGACGCGGCTGCCGGGGGCGTTCGTGGCGGCGGCGGGGCTGTCGGTGCTCGGCGTGGCGCTGCTGACGCAGGGCGCCGGGTTCACCGCTCCGTCCGGGGGCGATCTGCTGATGCTGGGGGCGGCCGTCGCCCGTACCGTGCACGTGCTGGCCATGGCCCGTATGGAGTCGGTGCGCGGGGCCGACGCGCTGTCGCTGACGACCGTCCAACTGGGCGGTGCGGTGGCCGTGTTCGCGGTGCTGGCGGCGGTGCCGGGGACGGGCGCGTCGCCGTGGTCGGCGGCGGCCGGGTTCGACGGCGGGGACTGGCTCGGCCTGCTCTATCTCTCCGCGTTCTGCACGCTGTTCGCGTTCTTCGTGCAGATGTGGGCGGTCCGCCGGACGTCGCCGTCCCGGGTCAGTCTGCTGCTGGGCACCGAGCCGGTGTGGGCGGCGGCCGTCGGCATCGCGCTCGCCGGGGACCGGCCGGGGTGGCTCGGACTGGCGGGCGCGGTGCTCGTGCTCGTCGGCACCGGGTGGGGGCGGACGGTGGCGGACCGGGAGCGGGGGCCGGAGTCGGCTCCGGCTCAGACCACCCGTGCGCCGCGCCGCCACACGCCGGAGACGAGCGGTACGCCCGGCCGGTAGGCCAGGTGGACGTGGCTCGGGGCGTCCAGGAGGGTCAGGTCGGCGTACGCGCCCGGGGTCAGGCGGCCCACGTCCGTGCGGCGCAGGGCCGCCGCGCCGCCCGCCGTCGCCGACCACACCGCCTCGTCCGGCGTCATGCCCATGTCCCGGACGGCGAGCGCGATACAGAACGGCACGGACGAGGTGAAGGACGAACCCGGGTTGCAGTCCGTGGAGAGGGCGACGGTGACGCCCGCGTCCAGCAGCCGGCGGGCGTCCGGCCACTCGGCGCGCGTGGAGAACTCGGCGCCCGGCAGGAGCGTGGCGACCGTGTCGCCGCTCGCCAGCGCGTCCACGTCCGCGTCCGTGAGGTGGGTGCAGTGGTCGGCGCTGGCCGCGTCCAGCTCGACCGCGAGCTGCACGCCGGGGCCGTAGGAGAGCTGGTTGGCGTGGATACGGGGGTGCAGGCCCTTCGCCTTGCCCGCGGTGAGGATGGCGCGGGCCTGGTCGCCGTCGAAGGCGCCCTTCTCGCAGAAGACGTCGATCCAGCGGGCGTGCGGGGCGCAGGCGTCGAGCATCTCGCCGGTGACCAGTGCGACGTAGGCGGCCGGGTCGTCGGCGTAGTCGGGGGAGACGATGTGGGCGCCGAGGTAGGTGACCTCGTCGGTGTGGCGGGCGGCGAGGCGCAGGGCGCGGGCCTCGTCGGCGACCGTCAGGCCGTAGCCCGACTTCGTCTCGAAGGTGGTGGTGCCCTGGCGGAGCGCCTCGGCGAGATAACGGGTGAGGTTCCGTTCGAGTTCCCCGTCGCTCGCGGCGCGGGTCGCGGCGACCGTCGTACGGATGCCGCCCGCCGTGTAACCGCGGCCCGACATACGGGCGTTGAACTCCTCCGTGCGGTCGCCCGCGAAGACCAGGTGGGAGTGGGAGTCGACGAAGCCCGGGAGGACCGCCCGGCCGCCCGCGTCGACCCGATTGTCAGTGGCGGGTGCTTTGCTTGATTCACCGGTCCACGCGACGCGGTCGCCGTCGATGACGACAGCCGCGTCCCGGACCAGACCGAGAGGGGAATTGTCGCCGAGGGAGGGATCGTTGGTGACCAGCGTGGCGATGTTGGTGATGACGGTGGTCGTGCCGGTGCTGCTGCTCATCGTCGTGTCCTCGTGGGAGCGGGGTCCGGGTCCTGTGGTTGCTAGGCGCGCAGGGCGTCCACGGCCCGGGCGAGGGCCTGGGGCACGTCGGGGACGAGCGTGTGCGCCCCGTCGCGCACGACGTGCCGTCCGGCGACGACCGTATGCCGTACGTCCGCCGCGGTCGCCGCGAATACGGCCGTCTCGGCGCCGAGCCGGGGCACCGGGCCGGCCGTCCTGACCGAGTCGAGGGCGATCGTCGTGAAGTCGGCGGCCGCGCCGGGCTCCAGGGTGCCCGCGTCCGGGTTGCCGAGGGCGGCGTGGCCGTCGGCGGAGGCGGCGCGCAGCAGGGCCGCCGCCGTCCAGTGACCGCGGGTGCGGGTGCGCAGCCGCTCGTTGAGCTCCATCGCGCGGGCCTCTTCGAGCAGGTCGATGACGGCGTGGCTGTCGGAGCCGAGGGACAGGGGCGAGCCCGCGGCCTGGAGGGCGACGGCCGGACCGATGCCGTCGGCGAGGTCGCGTTCGGTCGTCGGACACATACAGGTGCCGGTGCCGGAGCGGCCGAGGAGGGCGATGTCCTCGTCGGTGAGGTGGGTGTTGTGGACGCCGGTGGTGCGCGGGCCGAGGACGCCGTGCTCGGCGAGGAGCTGCGTCGGCGTGCGGCCGTGGGCCTCGCGGCAGGCGTCGTTCTCGGCGGTCTGCTCGGACAGGTGCACGTGCAGTGGCGCCCGCCGCTCCTGCGCCCAGCGGGCCACGGTGGCCAACTGGTCGGCGGGCACGGCCCGTACGGAGTGGACGGCCGCCCCGATCCTCGCGTGATCCCGTTCCTTGAGAAGTGAACAGCGTGCGGCCCAGGCGTCCGCGTCGCCGTCGGAGAAGCGGAGCTGGTGGGCGTTCGGGGCCTGGCCGAAGCCGGCGGAGAGGTAGGCGGTGTCGAGGAGGGTGATGCGGATGCCGGCTTCGGCGGCGGCCTCGATCAGGGCCTCGCCCATGGCGTTGGGGTCGGCGTAGGGGGTGCCGCCGGGGGCGTGGTGCAGGTAGTGGAACTCGCCGA
The Streptomyces sp. NBC_01485 genome window above contains:
- a CDS encoding ATP-binding protein — encoded protein: MSTTRPYSPGDRGPEPSGASGSSPGGSPGGAAAEASGSSGVSGGGQVRRLSFEGASGVVPLARDFAREALYAWGWLPAATADRRAAAEDVLLVVSELVTNACLHAEGPDRMVLGCDNKVIRVEVSDRGTGQPAPRTPHRAGRPGGHGMFIVQRLCLDWGVVRAPGIAGKTVWAELGAPA
- a CDS encoding LPXTG cell wall anchor domain-containing protein, which gives rise to MSNRRRTAALATAAALAGAAVWTAAPAAMAEVVNVNYTCKTPIGDKSAVSPIDITGVRNGGGYKITMSWQKGVSSSPVELGAGSMKPSATIRLGGADSGTLKVTGPANAAAIPENTPIKISDLTGTYTPKATGKVTFTAAVLTIEALGTTTTCTPTNSPGPSLTLDVTASGGGATSDGGTSDSGTSDSGTSDGGSGQLPQTGPEDSAIALGTLGGTVLLAGAAGALWLTRRNQTARARR
- a CDS encoding RNA polymerase sigma factor SigF, with protein sequence MEDIMSPRLDAPPTREATSTPPPEQEHLEPIAQDAAAAPDVDPTDADVTDTDVTDALAGLPEIPPYDEVGAVDARALSKTLFARLESLEEGTHDYAYVRNTLVELNLALVKFAASRFRSRSEPMEDIIQVGTIGLIKAIDRFELSRGVEFPTFAMPTIIGEIKRFFRDTSWSVRVPRRLQELRLDLAKAGDELAQKLDRAPTVGELAERLGLSDDEVVEGMAASNAYTASSLDAQPAEDDAEGALADRIGYEDHGLEGIEYVESLKPLIAELPPRDRQILSLRFVVGLTQSEIGEELGISQMHVSRLLSRTLGRLRKGLTLEE
- the serS gene encoding serine--tRNA ligase, which codes for MLDVTLIRQHPDRVRDALRKRGADADLPAFLALDTEFREARAEVERLRGARKRLSARIAAHHTTEPATEPDTGQATAAVRAQATETAARLTAAEAALAQLAARHQDFLDALPNLPDDDVPAGGKESNQVVRTVGAPPDFTGFPAVRDHVRLARELGLVDYERGARLAGSGNWVYRGAGAALEWALLNHFLDTHRRAGYEFVLPPHLLTYEAGYTAGQFPKFADDVYVTERGADGRPERFLLPTAETALVSLHRDETLDEHDLPLKYVAYTPCYRKEAGGYRTAERGTLRGHQFNKVELVQYVRPEESAAAHLELLARAEELVTGLGLHHRIVKLAAGDTSPAQAKTYDVEVWLPSLGAYAEVSSVSDARDYQARRGNIRYRPADGGKSRYVHTLNASGLATSRLLPALLEQHQRPDGTVVVPEVLRRWGAPDVLGTP
- a CDS encoding peptide MFS transporter, giving the protein MASSLTKDSVRPGTPGSGKTFFGHPRGLATLFMTEMWERFSYYGMKALLTVYLLSGGPDAGKSSMGGGLAMDVATTTVIVSVYSAMVYLLAMPGGWLGDRVWGPRKTVTIAAVTIMSGHLVLALPGGQAPFFAGLALVAAGSGLLKANISTMVGHLYDGPEDPRRDGGFTIFYMGINAGAFFAPLAIGTVGQKVSWHLGFGMAAVGMAIGLAAFLLGTRNLSPRSSLVPEPLAAEERTAWLRKGLLWLIAASVFYGVVGFTGHFTLNWAMIPLTVIGLVVPAGVLLRIKRDKDLSVAEQSRMTGYIWFFVAAAVFWMIYDQGASTVQAFGEGKAAGSLLGFDFPSSWYQSLNPLFIMALAPVFAWVWLWLNRGGREPSAIVKFAMALVLIGVSFFFFLIPLGMASNGTAVSPMWLVGIYFIQTVGELCLSPVGLSVTTKMAPAKYAGQMMGVWFLAVTAGDSVTGLLSNPAVAGVDLGGTPAVLAEAALAALAGLAVWMYRRKVKSLMGDVH
- a CDS encoding STAS domain-containing protein translates to MDRGTVGSAQSGRLLVEVREEGSSAVVTPAGELDHHTADLLREPLDDCLARGHSRLVVDCTRLEFCDSTGLNVLLGARLKAEAAGGGVHLAGMLPVVARVFEITGADAVFTVHATIEAALADDG